The following is a genomic window from Strongyloides ratti genome assembly S_ratti_ED321, chromosome : 1.
aaaatgataatagtgaagattataatattaataaagattttgaaaatagtataaatacACAAAGAGAGATAAATATTCTGGATGATAACTTGGTAAATAGTTATGAGAGCCTTCATATTTCTAATGATATAAAGGATTCCTCAACATCACTATCTGAATGTTCATTACAATTATCAGTTAGTAGTTTTGAACAAACATCacttgaaaatttaataatgtcTGAAGAAAAttcaaatgaaaattttgttaaagattatacatttgaaaaagaatcacaaaaaataaatgataataaaaaattggtTATGGAGGAGatagaaaaaattgaatGTAAATTACCTGAattagattttaaaaaaattgaagaaaCATTGCATAATTCTGCCATTGAACATGATATGATATCGAGGCGATTATTAGGTGACCAAgtaagtaataataataataataattattattattattttataaatatatatatatatatatatattttttttttaggttcGTAGGCGATTAGCATTACAATATGAAGAATTAATATGTGAACCATCACCACCTATAAATACATATCCTAAAAAGTCTAATTTTGGTGAAAGACTTCAGGCAGCAAATAAACTTCaggtatattttttatttttattataaaaatatataatttaaaattttagatttGTTACTTAAATGAATTacattatgaaaataatacttCACAAAATTGTTCAAACACCTTCTATAAGACTAAAAGCAAATCAGCTCCAAATATAAAAAGCAATCATTcctcaaataaaaatatatatctaaatAAACCATTCTTAATTCCTAATTCCTCAAAAGAGATAtacaacaataataataatgaaataaataatggtaagtgtcaaaaaaataataccataaatttatataaaatgatttagaaatacaaaaaaagCCACCTgacaataaaaaatcttatgaaattttattaaaagccAAAGAATCCGTCAAACTCCAATttgattttgaaaaaaaagccGGAAGATTTATTTCATGTAAAgatatgttaaataaaaaatttactagaATTGAAttgactaaaaaaaataatttagaattaattaatttatataatgaatTGCAAAGAAAAGTTGACACTCAAAATAATACTTTGGTGAAACTTTTAATAGAAAGAGATATTTTACATATGCAACAGGATTCATTAATTTGTGATATTGATGATTTATTACATAGTAGAAATAGTACAAAACAAATTTCTAAATTACCAAATTTTATGTCACTGGAGGATGACTTTTTGGAAGAAATTACAGAAGATAAggaaataaatgataataataaatctgCCACAGCTCACAACACCCCAAGGGCAGAGAATGACAAAATTTTTGGTGGCCTAAAATTGTCAAATTCCTATCCAGCcggttttttaaatatttttggattttttaaaaaataattcagtagaaattttaattattacttagagatattatttattaaaagtatagataaaaaatgtatagtTATTTTTAGTACTTTTAACTCTTAACTTTGAAATAtcttgttaaaaatattttttatttattggataaaaaaaaatttttgtttaaaattctttatagtacgaaataatttatacataaaatattgttaaaaatatgagACTGTATGTCTAATTagtagataaaaaaaaaacatttaatataattaattatttttgattttatcaCATAATTATctatgaatatttaattttattaaatatcacaagtaattttaaaaaaaagtaaaagatatattttggatattgaaataattttatggctattttattaaaaatggatatgttaagtattatatattattaataattaaatactATAAGTTAcatgatataattttttattcaactTAATTTATGaggaatataaaaaatatttatatatataaaagtttattaaaaatttataaactactataatatgaattttgtaatggtaaaaattttaataatactatgaattacaaaaatatattttaattaaatattacatataaatggtaaaaatttaagggaaaaaaaatgtatagtatttataatactaagaataaataattttaaaaaaaaattattttttatttaaacaatcaACTTATTATGAAGCTTAtcataatatttgttatagGAAGTAGTACTTATTATCGGTAATCTTTTATAAGTTTACAAAAAagctaaaaatataattggagatattttagaattcctcaatttataatattatttattggcATTATCggtatttaaagataaataactttatatatatatttaattaagaagttaaattattttatctataacAAGTTTTATGCGgcttttaatgttaaattgcctttaaagatatttacATAGGATTTAATTGTGTACcaacaatattaataatctCTATAACAAGGACATTGACACttattcttaataatttaaatttaaaaattttactttttttttctttactattatttaGGTATATTGGTTAATAATATtcttgaaatatattttaacataattagTTATCtacttaaataaaattctaaagattaaaattacaaattgCCTTCAACAAGTAGTTGTAATTTCAAATTATCTACTTTATCATTTCACATATATTATCTCTTGCTAATTCATGTATTTAggtttatataataaatataatattttctggAATTAGTTTATGGGTTGTTGATTTAACtataatataatgtaataatatagaaaaaagatTATGATCATATATAGTACagtctttaaaatttttaaaatagtttatataattttttcctataataaatatttttatgatattaataCCTGgtgatgaaatatttaaaaaatttttatttattataacttttatttttgatatataaaatttttattattaagtttttatttatttattcaaaaaaaattaattttttttattatgatcataaaaagataattgaAATGAAAGTATTACTTTTTGCTCATCTTTTCTTATAAgaataattaactttttacttctttttttttaattagtaaATGGAATGAATGTTAAAAGAAGCTTAAGTGGTAGTTTTATTAGTCATACAGttgttaattataatattatttcattattatgaACTGGACCAACATATAATTCAtcctatatatataaatatatataataaactgtattatttatttcaatcagtaatttataaatattattttctttagaAGTTAAAGATCATAATTGCGGTAACAAgctttttctatttattataactatattagtaattattatttataatataccCCTCATCatacattattaaattttattttggccctttttacaattttaatcttaaaatttttcactTATCAAAAGCTTTTAACATAATaacaattgataaaatatttgtgaCAAGTATAAAGAAACAAAATTACATTACGACAACCTTAATCCATCATtgttatcttaaaaatttatttgttatccTCTAATAccaataattaatattgtcttattactaaatatttgtttaaacTTTACATCAACAATAACATTTCAAACTTTAAATCACCAACTAATCTATCTTACTTATCACAACATTAAAAAACCTGAAGCATTATAAATTGATATCAGTTATGCCCttcaaattaaattaaaaagatgcctattatgttattttctttttaaatataaaatttcttctttatataattgtaaaCTACAACACATCTTCACTTAATAAATGGGTGttactataatatttatattaaatttcatATAAATCAACACATTTTGaactttttaactttaatgtttattataagtacatatattttaaatataaatcattttacCCCTACCTTGTTTATctaagatttatttttattaatgtaattagttaaaatcttatattaatataaatatatatatatatatatatccatGTAATAGTTTAATATTCTCCTAAAACTTCTTCATAATTCACCCGACTGCCGGTAACtatattctttatattaatattctaaTACAAGAAATGCAATTAAATCTTCAATGTTATCTCTTTTTGATTTTTCAGATAAAGTTTTGCGCATATATAGTGTTTATATTAGATTATTGATATAATAccttttattacaataaacGTAATCGAGTTAATATTCTCTTTTACCAATTTGtgggtattttttttttctttaatttatgATCATCTATATTGATCTAAAACTATCTACTGGTTATCAAATAATACCTATGTATGTCTCTTGAAGAATGATAGGAAAAtggttaataatttttatggcATTTCTTTgccatattattatttatcttcAAGGTTCTCCAATTtcatataaagaaaaaagttgTAATAAAGTGAGTGACATCTTTTGTTAACAAGACCCAATTTATGggtattataaattattattttgattgtcatattaaatttcaacaaattaataaata
Proteins encoded in this region:
- a CDS encoding Schwannomin interacting protein 1 family-containing protein; the protein is MIGKCYNNVRTDNNNNNKETKILKNESSSDLLIREKLSQDIINFQNDNSEDYNINKDFENSINTQREINILDDNLVNSYESLHISNDIKDSSTSLSECSLQLSVSSFEQTSLENLIMSEENSNENFVKDYTFEKESQKINDNKKLVMEEIEKIECKLPELDFKKIEETLHNSAIEHDMISRRLLGDQVRRRLALQYEELICEPSPPINTYPKKSNFGERLQAANKLQICYLNELHYENNTSQNCSNTFYKTKSKSAPNIKSNHSSNKNIYLNKPFLIPNSSKEIYNNNNNEINNEIQKKPPDNKKSYEILLKAKESVKLQFDFEKKAGRFISCKDMLNKKFTRIELTKKNNLELINLYNELQRKVDTQNNTLVKLLIERDILHMQQDSLICDIDDLLHSRNSTKQISKLPNFMSLEDDFLEEITEDKEINDNNKSATAHNTPRAENDKIFGGLKLSNSYPAGFLNIFGFFKK